From the Borrelia puertoricensis genome, one window contains:
- the mnmA gene encoding tRNA 2-thiouridine(34) synthase MnmA, translating to MQIAVLLSGGVDSSVALYTMIQKGYKNIKCYYLKIWLEDELFYIGECPWKEDINYVEAVCKKFNVPYEIISLQDEYYKRVVTYAIEELKIGNTPSPDIFCNQRIKFGAFFDKINEHYDLIVTGHYAKIENKNDHYILKQAKDKIKDQSYFLSHLSREQISKLHFPLGNLFKTEIRQIAQTIDLPNKNRKDSQGICFLGKIKYNEFIKYHLGELKGNIIEQETGKILGTHNGYWFFTIGQRKGIKLSHGPWFVTEKDIQNNIIYISNSTNYLKQGKQQFLVHKTNWIKKPLNNSDLSAKIRHGEKKIKCKIEILKNDIIKVDLEEKDYGISPGQFCIFYQEDECLGGAKILKTLI from the coding sequence ATGCAAATAGCAGTACTTCTATCCGGTGGAGTAGACAGCTCTGTGGCTCTTTACACAATGATACAAAAAGGATATAAAAATATAAAGTGTTATTATCTAAAAATTTGGCTTGAAGACGAACTTTTCTACATAGGAGAATGCCCTTGGAAAGAAGATATCAATTATGTAGAGGCTGTGTGTAAAAAATTTAACGTACCATATGAAATCATCAGCTTACAAGACGAGTATTACAAGAGAGTAGTAACTTATGCTATCGAAGAATTAAAAATTGGTAATACCCCAAGTCCAGATATATTTTGTAATCAAAGAATAAAATTTGGTGCATTCTTTGATAAGATAAACGAACATTATGATTTAATTGTCACAGGACACTATGCTAAAATAGAAAACAAAAATGATCACTACATACTTAAACAAGCCAAAGATAAAATAAAAGATCAAAGCTATTTTCTGTCTCACCTCTCTAGAGAACAAATATCAAAACTTCATTTCCCATTAGGAAACCTATTTAAAACTGAAATAAGACAAATAGCACAAACAATAGATTTGCCCAATAAAAACAGAAAAGACAGTCAGGGAATCTGTTTTCTTGGCAAAATCAAATATAATGAATTTATAAAATATCATTTAGGAGAACTTAAAGGTAATATCATCGAACAAGAAACAGGCAAAATACTTGGAACACATAATGGATATTGGTTCTTTACAATTGGACAAAGAAAAGGTATCAAACTCAGCCATGGCCCATGGTTTGTCACAGAAAAGGATATTCAAAATAACATCATTTACATCTCAAATAGTACAAATTACCTAAAACAAGGAAAGCAACAATTTTTAGTTCACAAAACAAACTGGATAAAAAAGCCATTAAACAATAGTGACTTAAGTGCCAAAATAAGACATGGAGAGAAAAAAATAAAATGCAAAATAGAAATATTAAAAAATGATATTATAAAAGTTGATCTAGAAGAAAAAGATTATGGAATTTCACCGGGACAATTTTGCATATTTTATCAAGAAGACGAATGCTTAGGAGGAGCTAAAATCCTTAAAACACTAATATAA
- a CDS encoding HAD family hydrolase — protein sequence MRIKACIFDMDGTLINSIMDIAFSMNLALKNLGYTKIKTDEFNTLVGRGYSKLVENTLKHLNVKLNNKQIKDNLYQEFVQAYNQNLSSLTRAYDGIPELLRKLNSLNIPVGILSNKNHEELLIISQNIFKDINFFEVRGYSPRFEAKPDPANALDMIIELNLMPKEIAYIGDSDVDMLTAQNAGFLPIGVAWGFRTIKELKESGAKYILSSPSELLDIIK from the coding sequence ATGAGAATTAAAGCCTGCATTTTCGATATGGATGGAACTTTAATAAACAGCATCATGGATATTGCATTTTCAATGAACTTGGCACTAAAAAATTTAGGATACACAAAAATTAAAACAGATGAATTTAACACTCTTGTTGGCAGAGGATATTCCAAATTAGTAGAGAACACTTTAAAGCATCTTAACGTAAAATTAAACAATAAACAAATCAAAGATAATCTTTATCAAGAATTTGTACAAGCATACAATCAAAATCTTTCTTCCCTAACAAGAGCATACGATGGTATACCAGAACTTTTAAGAAAACTCAATTCACTTAACATTCCTGTTGGAATCTTAAGCAATAAAAACCATGAAGAACTATTAATAATATCACAAAATATATTCAAAGACATAAACTTTTTTGAAGTGAGGGGCTACTCACCAAGATTTGAAGCAAAACCAGATCCTGCAAATGCACTTGACATGATAATAGAATTAAATCTCATGCCAAAGGAAATAGCATACATCGGAGACAGCGATGTTGATATGCTCACTGCTCAGAATGCAGGATTTTTACCTATAGGGGTTGCATGGGGATTTAGAACAATAAAAGAATTAAAAGAAAGCGGAGCAAAATACATTTTAAGTAGTCCATCCGAACTTTTAGACATAATCAAATGA
- a CDS encoding methyl-accepting chemotaxis protein, producing MKLKVRILLIVSILIAIFISILFFVFGVLINSNLVAQQLDLMQNLIRNVKNSLTIYLSSMEERVKINSMYLDSSSVFESIARSKPKRIEAILDQIEILVKTGRGNNLMITNRKGEIIFTTAVKDNSDYGISVADKEYFLKLRGTSSIYNSSVLLADSGSVEEVLMRDISKIRNQSGQIPYLLIGVPLRDHDTGDVFGYFMIFYAIDYLYNSFKGISFGALGSGRVMVFDQTGSFLIHHTWLPGDNLVDVNSYYSSVVKSISEDLIQKNQEISFRTYVDPHGQKFVGFAQRVTCNLSNFSFMVYLRANVNDFYYMTRLTTFILGISFVVTLVILGLVTIYLVGKLSAVLNGILSYSGRLASGDFTVSSYSLEWETLELHGLYEDLERLRSNFSSVVRGVIENLDYLYENAIQIANASQNLSSGAVEQASTLEEMTANIEQISQGVTENTDNASTTESIAVNTNEKTREGHESVTKAIEAMEVITDKIGVIDEITRQTNLLALNASIEAARVGDKGKGFEVVAAEVRKLADQSKESAREIIDIANKSFTVASKAGNNFEQIVPGMEKTAGLVKNITRESYNQSNQIEQFKNAIEQVSQLVQTTASSSEELSAMSERMLDSVKHLKESVDYFKIDK from the coding sequence CTGAAGCTGAAAGTTAGGATATTACTTATTGTTAGTATTCTTATAGCAATCTTTATTTCTATATTGTTTTTCGTATTTGGTGTTTTGATTAATTCTAATTTAGTAGCTCAGCAGTTAGATCTTATGCAAAATCTTATTAGAAATGTCAAAAATTCTTTAACCATTTATCTTTCTTCAATGGAAGAGAGGGTGAAAATTAATTCAATGTATTTAGACTCTTCATCTGTATTTGAATCCATTGCTAGAAGTAAGCCTAAGAGAATAGAAGCTATTTTAGATCAAATTGAGATCTTGGTTAAAACAGGCAGAGGTAATAACCTTATGATAACCAATAGAAAAGGTGAAATAATATTTACTACTGCTGTCAAAGATAATAGTGATTATGGCATTTCTGTTGCAGATAAAGAATACTTTCTTAAGTTAAGGGGCACTAGTTCTATTTATAACTCTTCTGTGCTTTTGGCAGATTCTGGGTCTGTTGAAGAAGTTTTGATGAGGGATATTTCTAAGATTAGGAATCAATCAGGACAAATTCCTTATTTGTTAATAGGTGTTCCTTTAAGAGATCATGATACTGGTGATGTTTTTGGTTATTTTATGATCTTTTATGCTATCGATTATCTTTATAATTCATTTAAAGGTATTAGTTTTGGAGCATTGGGTAGCGGTCGTGTTATGGTATTTGACCAAACGGGATCATTTCTCATTCACCATACTTGGTTGCCTGGGGATAACTTAGTTGATGTTAATTCTTATTATAGTAGTGTCGTTAAGAGTATTTCTGAGGATTTAATTCAGAAAAATCAAGAAATTAGCTTTAGGACTTATGTTGACCCTCATGGGCAAAAATTTGTTGGGTTTGCTCAGAGAGTAACATGTAATTTGTCTAATTTTTCGTTTATGGTATATCTCAGAGCTAATGTTAATGATTTTTATTATATGACTAGACTTACTACTTTTATTTTGGGAATAAGTTTTGTAGTGACTTTAGTTATTCTTGGATTAGTTACTATTTATCTTGTAGGTAAACTCAGTGCTGTTTTAAATGGAATTTTGAGTTATTCTGGGAGACTTGCTTCTGGAGATTTTACTGTTTCAAGTTATTCTTTAGAATGGGAAACGTTAGAACTTCATGGGTTATATGAAGATTTGGAGCGTTTAAGGTCTAATTTTTCATCTGTTGTCAGAGGAGTTATTGAAAACCTTGATTACCTTTATGAAAATGCAATTCAGATAGCAAATGCGAGTCAAAATTTAAGTTCTGGAGCAGTTGAACAAGCGTCTACATTAGAAGAAATGACAGCAAATATTGAGCAGATATCTCAAGGTGTTACTGAGAATACCGATAATGCTTCTACTACTGAGAGTATTGCTGTTAACACTAATGAGAAGACCAGGGAGGGACATGAATCTGTTACTAAAGCCATTGAGGCGATGGAGGTTATTACAGATAAAATAGGTGTTATTGATGAGATAACAAGGCAAACTAATTTGCTTGCTCTAAATGCTTCTATTGAAGCTGCTAGAGTAGGGGATAAGGGTAAGGGATTTGAAGTTGTTGCTGCTGAGGTTAGAAAGCTTGCTGATCAAAGCAAGGAGTCTGCTAGAGAAATTATTGATATTGCAAATAAAAGTTTTACTGTTGCAAGTAAAGCAGGTAATAATTTTGAGCAGATTGTTCCTGGAATGGAAAAAACGGCTGGACTTGTTAAGAATATTACTCGTGAAAGTTATAACCAAAGTAATCAAATTGAACAATTTAAGAATGCAATAGAACAAGTTAGTCAATTGGTTCAAACAACAGCATCAAGTAGTGAGGAACTCTCAGCAATGTCTGAGAGAATGTTAGATAGCGTTAAACATTTGAAGGAATCAGTAGATTACTTTAAGATTGATAAGTAA
- a CDS encoding ABC transporter permease: MKVDNYKYKETIAVFLNSSIFINFFAFFLGILILGLIVLILGYSPLRMYYIMIEVVFSSPKHFAYIVSYATPLIFTGLSIGIALRVGLFNIGVESQFMLGSISALIAGIFLDFPPVLHVICIFLFASLASGILSVFIGYLKIKFNINEVISGIMFNWILFHLNNIIIDLPTIKKDNSDLSKSIRESAFIDFFGSWKLSSEGLAYRAKNPFINDLLKAPLNFGIIVGIIIAILMWVLLNKTMLGFKISSVGRNIVASYRVGIDIKKILMFTMFIAGALAGLAGAIQVMGVNKAIFKLTYMEGTGLNGIAVALIGNNSPIGIIFSSILFSILFYGSSRVQSLMGLSSSIVSLMIGIVVIMISASHFLNKMFLRSIKSVKRTNISN, from the coding sequence ATGAAAGTTGATAATTATAAATATAAAGAGACAATTGCAGTTTTTTTAAATTCATCGATATTTATTAATTTTTTTGCATTTTTTTTAGGGATTTTAATTCTTGGGTTAATAGTATTAATTCTTGGGTATTCTCCTTTGAGAATGTACTATATAATGATAGAGGTTGTATTTTCTTCTCCTAAACATTTTGCGTATATTGTAAGCTATGCCACGCCATTGATTTTTACAGGCCTTTCGATTGGCATCGCTTTAAGAGTGGGACTTTTTAATATTGGTGTTGAGAGTCAATTTATGCTTGGTTCGATTTCAGCTTTAATAGCTGGAATTTTTTTGGATTTCCCCCCTGTATTACACGTAATTTGCATTTTCCTTTTTGCATCTTTAGCGTCAGGAATTTTAAGTGTTTTCATTGGATATTTAAAGATTAAATTTAACATAAATGAAGTAATTTCAGGGATAATGTTTAATTGGATTTTATTTCATTTGAATAATATAATCATAGATTTGCCCACTATTAAAAAGGATAATAGTGATTTATCTAAGTCTATTCGAGAAAGCGCTTTTATTGATTTTTTTGGTTCTTGGAAACTTTCATCTGAGGGACTTGCTTATAGAGCAAAAAATCCATTTATTAATGATTTATTAAAGGCCCCTCTTAATTTTGGGATAATTGTTGGGATTATTATTGCTATTTTAATGTGGGTTTTATTGAATAAGACGATGCTTGGGTTTAAGATAAGCTCTGTTGGACGTAATATTGTCGCTTCTTATCGTGTTGGAATTGATATTAAAAAGATTTTGATGTTTACTATGTTTATTGCAGGTGCACTTGCGGGACTTGCAGGTGCTATACAGGTTATGGGTGTTAATAAGGCAATATTTAAGCTTACTTATATGGAAGGAACAGGTCTTAATGGTATAGCTGTTGCTTTGATAGGAAATAATTCTCCAATAGGAATAATATTTTCAAGTATTTTATTCTCAATTTTGTTTTATGGTAGTAGCAGAGTGCAAAGTTTAATGGGGTTGTCATCTTCAATAGTGTCTTTGATGATAGGGATAGTGGTGATTATGATTTCTGCTAGTCATTTCTTAAATAAGATGTTTTTGAGGAGTATAAAAAGTGTCAAACGCACTAATATTTCTAATTAG
- a CDS encoding ABC transporter ATP-binding protein, translated as MQDILVLDKVTKRYGDFIANDNICIRFKKGEIHAILGENGAGKTTLMKTIYGIHKPDSGQIFLRGNELKFKDSSESIRSGIGMVFQHFMLIPKFTAVQNIILGYEDSKFGFINYDHAKRRILKLSERYGLKIDTDKPIEDLSVGMGQKVEILKVLYRNADIIIFDEPTAVLTPNEIDEFMNVLKILAVEEHTVILITHKIKEIKSVAQRCTIMRLGKVVGTFDITKTDEGMLTKLMIGKETSLDISKRRIVNHTNVLEIKDLSVKDERGVFKVKNISLNLREGEIFGIAGVEGSGQEELVEAILGVRDIFSGDIVKRVDGKFESIKGLSVKQIIDRKIGHIPSDRQKHGLILDFNILQNIGIKSFDDVNYLKMKSSGICNGKLKVNFLNTVKKQFVNFNLTLLKEISEQLAASFDIIPRDILSKVKNLSGGNQQKVVVAREINLKPEVLLAVQPTRGLDVGAIENIYKKFLEQRDEGMTVLLVSLELDELVSVCDRIAVMYNGGIVGILEHNFDSVVIGKMMMGIV; from the coding sequence ATGCAAGACATATTAGTTTTAGATAAAGTTACTAAGCGATATGGTGATTTTATTGCTAATGATAATATTTGTATAAGATTTAAAAAGGGAGAAATACATGCAATTCTTGGTGAAAATGGTGCTGGCAAAACCACTTTAATGAAAACTATTTATGGAATTCACAAGCCCGATAGCGGGCAGATTTTTTTAAGAGGAAATGAACTAAAATTTAAAGATTCAAGCGAATCTATTCGAAGTGGTATTGGGATGGTTTTTCAACATTTTATGTTAATTCCAAAATTTACGGCTGTACAAAATATTATTTTAGGATATGAAGATTCAAAATTTGGATTTATTAATTATGATCATGCAAAGAGGAGGATACTTAAACTTTCTGAAAGATATGGTTTAAAAATAGATACTGATAAGCCAATTGAGGATTTAAGTGTTGGGATGGGACAAAAAGTAGAAATACTCAAAGTTCTCTATAGAAATGCAGATATTATTATTTTTGATGAACCTACAGCGGTACTTACGCCTAATGAGATTGATGAATTTATGAATGTTTTAAAAATATTGGCTGTAGAGGAGCATACTGTAATACTTATTACACATAAAATAAAAGAAATAAAGTCTGTGGCACAAAGATGTACAATTATGCGTCTTGGGAAAGTAGTTGGGACTTTTGATATTACTAAGACTGATGAGGGAATGCTTACTAAATTAATGATAGGCAAAGAAACTTCTCTTGATATTTCTAAGAGACGGATTGTTAATCACACAAATGTTCTTGAGATTAAGGATTTAAGTGTTAAAGATGAGCGGGGTGTTTTTAAAGTTAAGAATATTAGTTTAAATCTTAGAGAAGGTGAAATTTTTGGGATAGCTGGAGTTGAAGGTAGTGGTCAAGAAGAATTAGTTGAAGCAATTCTTGGGGTTAGAGATATCTTTAGCGGAGATATAGTTAAGAGAGTTGATGGCAAATTTGAATCAATCAAGGGTCTTAGTGTTAAACAAATAATAGATAGGAAAATAGGCCATATTCCATCTGATAGACAAAAGCATGGTCTTATTTTAGACTTTAATATTTTGCAAAATATTGGAATTAAAAGTTTTGATGATGTGAATTATTTAAAAATGAAGAGTAGTGGTATATGTAATGGTAAATTAAAGGTTAATTTTTTAAATACTGTTAAAAAACAGTTTGTTAATTTTAATTTAACTCTTCTTAAGGAAATAAGCGAACAACTTGCAGCTTCATTTGATATTATACCAAGAGATATTTTGAGCAAAGTTAAAAATCTATCTGGAGGTAATCAACAAAAGGTCGTTGTTGCACGTGAAATTAATTTGAAACCTGAGGTTCTCTTGGCAGTTCAACCTACAAGGGGACTTGATGTGGGTGCTATTGAAAATATTTATAAAAAATTTTTAGAGCAAAGAGATGAGGGTATGACAGTTCTTCTTGTGTCTCTTGAACTTGATGAGCTTGTGAGTGTTTGTGATAGAATAGCTGTAATGTACAATGGTGGAATTGTAGGTATTTTAGAGCATAATTTTGATTCTGTTGTTATTGGAAAAATGATGATGGGTATAGTTTAA
- a CDS encoding CheR family methyltransferase encodes MEIKEICLGDHNVSNQIKGPIPINLDFKVVSFNIGNDNYLVDIMQVKEIRKSSNFTYVPNAKKYVVGLDNLRGEIISIIDLRIMFNLEVLKRDLEDIMVLRNGDLLIGVIVDKVNNVFSIDSSLIQDPHPVLSQEALIRYISGVVEYGEKLYILLDVDRIFDYDREEEISLEDSRNDDKIDASGNEDKSFSYSNNFLELLESSVSDLTTSSEGILDDLKVIKENLFKYSFNASLVNDEFLKKIGMQLDIVNINDLSYDNFLGEFYSKSSGRLWDDRYLKEFQDEIVKPYVNDISGVGTVLNVFEIGCGDGKETMSFVNVLYESYKNPFRVTAIDNDLVKVISTSNLIFSESDVNLSEIYRKNSFEQSPGVYKFKPEIMNNILFEYSDAILSEFPENLGIVFLRDILCFLNDDWQNLILDAIAEKSVSGALLILGDNEELKNNDIFVKDRSVKCFNLYKRI; translated from the coding sequence ATGGAAATAAAAGAGATATGTTTAGGTGATCATAATGTAAGTAATCAGATTAAAGGACCTATTCCTATTAATTTAGATTTTAAAGTGGTTTCTTTTAATATTGGAAATGATAATTATCTTGTAGATATTATGCAAGTTAAGGAGATTAGGAAATCTAGTAATTTTACATATGTCCCAAATGCTAAAAAATATGTGGTTGGTCTTGATAATTTAAGAGGAGAAATAATCTCTATTATTGATTTGAGAATAATGTTTAATTTGGAAGTCCTTAAGAGAGATCTTGAAGATATTATGGTTCTTAGGAATGGTGATTTATTAATAGGAGTTATTGTTGATAAGGTTAATAATGTTTTTTCAATTGATTCTTCTTTAATTCAAGATCCTCATCCTGTTCTGTCCCAAGAAGCACTTATACGTTACATAAGCGGAGTAGTTGAGTATGGTGAAAAATTGTATATTCTTCTTGATGTTGATAGAATTTTTGATTATGATAGGGAAGAAGAAATTTCATTGGAAGATAGCAGAAATGATGATAAGATAGATGCTTCTGGGAATGAGGATAAGTCATTTTCTTATAGCAATAATTTTTTAGAATTGTTAGAATCATCTGTTAGTGATCTTACAACATCATCTGAGGGTATTTTAGATGATTTAAAGGTTATTAAAGAAAATCTTTTTAAATATTCTTTCAATGCATCTTTAGTAAATGATGAATTTTTAAAGAAAATTGGTATGCAATTAGATATTGTAAATATTAATGATTTGTCTTATGATAATTTTTTAGGTGAATTTTATTCAAAATCATCAGGACGCTTATGGGATGATAGATATTTAAAAGAATTTCAGGATGAAATTGTTAAGCCATATGTTAATGATATAAGTGGTGTTGGTACTGTTTTAAATGTTTTTGAGATTGGATGTGGTGATGGAAAGGAGACAATGTCTTTTGTGAATGTTTTATATGAGTCTTATAAAAATCCTTTTAGGGTAACAGCTATTGACAATGATTTAGTTAAAGTAATTAGTACTTCTAATTTGATTTTCTCAGAGTCTGATGTTAATTTAAGCGAGATTTATAGAAAGAATTCCTTTGAGCAGAGTCCAGGGGTTTATAAATTCAAGCCAGAGATTATGAATAATATTTTATTTGAATATTCAGATGCTATTTTATCAGAGTTTCCAGAAAATTTGGGAATTGTTTTTTTAAGGGATATTTTATGTTTCTTGAATGATGATTGGCAGAATTTAATTCTGGATGCGATTGCAGAAAAATCTGTTAGTGGTGCTCTTTTAATTTTAGGAGATAATGAAGAACTTAAAAACAATGATATTTTTGTGAAAGATAGATCTGTAAAATGTTTTAATTTGTATAAAAGGATCTAA
- a CDS encoding ABC transporter permease: protein MSNALIFLISETLINSQTLILAGLGGLISERCGIINIGLEGTMALGAFVGATVAYCYGSPLFAIIAGGLSGLVLSILHAIFTVFLKSDQIITGIAINFLGPSVAMLFGTFIFGSASTPPIDIKLPILFDGVLDKKSLVFQIFGKRYSLYIAITCVVLFHVMFKYTKIGLRIKASGEEPEVLESLGVNVFMIRFFCVLLSGLFAGIAGAVLSTVIASSYMQGIIGGQGFIAIVMVIFGNWQPFGILMGSFLFSFIRTLVVMMSQVSFLSFIVPLKILIILPYVVVILSLLFFSKRNYAPKALGLPYKKD, encoded by the coding sequence GTGTCAAACGCACTAATATTTCTAATTAGTGAAACGCTCATAAATTCTCAGACCTTAATTTTGGCTGGTCTTGGAGGACTTATAAGTGAGAGATGTGGAATAATCAATATTGGTCTTGAGGGCACAATGGCTCTTGGGGCATTTGTTGGTGCTACAGTTGCATATTGTTATGGTAGTCCGTTATTTGCAATTATTGCGGGGGGGCTTTCAGGACTTGTTCTTTCAATTCTTCATGCTATTTTTACTGTTTTTCTTAAATCAGATCAGATAATAACTGGGATTGCTATTAATTTTTTAGGACCATCTGTAGCGATGTTGTTTGGAACTTTTATTTTTGGTTCTGCTTCAACTCCCCCAATAGATATTAAGCTGCCCATACTTTTTGACGGAGTTTTGGATAAAAAGTCTCTTGTATTTCAGATTTTTGGTAAGAGATATTCACTCTATATTGCAATAACATGTGTTGTGCTTTTTCATGTTATGTTTAAATATACTAAAATTGGACTTAGGATTAAAGCTAGTGGTGAGGAACCAGAAGTTTTAGAATCTCTTGGAGTTAATGTATTTATGATTAGGTTTTTTTGTGTCCTGCTAAGTGGCTTATTTGCGGGAATTGCTGGAGCAGTTCTCTCTACTGTGATTGCTTCAAGTTATATGCAAGGAATTATTGGTGGGCAAGGTTTTATTGCCATCGTTATGGTGATTTTTGGGAATTGGCAACCTTTTGGAATTTTGATGGGTAGCTTTTTGTTTTCTTTTATAAGAACTTTAGTTGTTATGATGTCTCAAGTTTCTTTTTTGTCTTTCATAGTTCCTCTTAAAATATTAATCATTTTACCTTATGTTGTAGTGATTTTGAGTCTTTTGTTTTTTTCAAAAAGGAATTATGCCCCTAAAGCTTTAGGTTTACCTTATAAAAAAGATTGA
- a CDS encoding chemotaxis protein CheX has product MRIDYIEPFLDAASSVLRDMLLVEDIQMGSPGLKSINQKIRGVSVIVGLAGSVEGSIIIDMDIDTALFVASKLNFEEYVDFDDEETREMVAATLTEVGNIIAGNFVTTLHAKGFVFDITPPAFIYGENMKISNKGSEALIVPFTLPDGKIIEVNIAIRERV; this is encoded by the coding sequence ATGAGAATAGATTATATAGAGCCATTTTTAGATGCTGCTTCTTCAGTTTTAAGGGATATGTTGCTTGTTGAAGATATTCAGATGGGCAGTCCTGGGCTTAAGTCGATAAATCAAAAAATAAGAGGTGTGTCTGTAATTGTAGGACTTGCAGGTTCTGTTGAAGGTAGTATTATTATTGATATGGATATTGATACCGCGCTTTTTGTTGCTTCGAAGTTGAATTTTGAGGAGTATGTTGATTTTGATGATGAAGAGACTAGAGAGATGGTAGCAGCAACTCTTACGGAAGTTGGTAATATTATTGCTGGCAATTTTGTTACTACTTTGCATGCTAAGGGTTTTGTGTTTGATATAACCCCACCAGCTTTTATTTATGGAGAAAATATGAAAATAAGTAATAAGGGTTCTGAAGCATTAATAGTGCCCTTTACTTTACCAGATGGTAAAATTATAGAAGTTAATATTGCAATAAGAGAGAGGGTTTGA
- a CDS encoding response regulator produces MIQKTTIAVDSSNKPKGINYDTGVPFNVLIVDDSVFTVKQLTQIFTSEGFNIIDTAGDGEEAVIKYKNHYPNIDVVTLDITMPKMDGITCLSNIMEFDKNAKVIMISALGKEQLVKDCLIKGAKTFIVKPLDRAKVLQRVMSVFVK; encoded by the coding sequence ATGATCCAGAAAACTACAATTGCTGTGGATTCTTCAAATAAACCAAAGGGGATCAATTATGACACTGGAGTTCCTTTTAATGTTTTGATTGTGGATGATTCAGTTTTTACTGTAAAACAACTTACACAAATTTTTACTTCTGAAGGATTCAATATTATTGATACTGCTGGTGATGGTGAGGAAGCTGTGATTAAATATAAAAACCATTATCCTAATATTGATGTTGTTACTCTTGATATTACTATGCCCAAGATGGACGGGATAACTTGTCTTTCTAATATTATGGAATTTGATAAAAATGCTAAAGTAATAATGATTTCTGCTTTAGGAAAAGAACAGTTGGTTAAGGATTGTTTAATTAAAGGTGCAAAGACATTTATTGTGAAGCCTCTTGATAGAGCTAAGGTTCTTCAAAGAGTGATGTCTGTATTTGTTAAATGA